The Girardinichthys multiradiatus isolate DD_20200921_A chromosome Y, DD_fGirMul_XY1, whole genome shotgun sequence genome has a window encoding:
- the LOC124865057 gene encoding ADP-ribose pyrophosphatase, mitochondrial-like isoform X1, giving the protein MLLSSGRRHWAGAIRLTITLFGLPFTVCTLGANKHIKPICGDYCKLYTTSIGTMPSSAAPHLKSRCPQYPKSTIERFPVPDDKVDWNQNWPQYDPVSYTAPVVLKKPFWADPEIGSFSPKFNAVDGTVDRTGFEGSYKVENGKPLNPFGRTGMTGRGLLGRWGPNHAADPIVTRWKVDASGAKIHHPASTKPILQFVSIKRKDCGEWAIPGGMVDPGEQISLTLQREFSEEALNSLSLKQSEKGEIQQRIKQLFDSAGFQVYKGYVDDPRNTDNAWMETVAVNFHDEEGNSVSALPLQAGDDAGEVQWVDVDLSFALYANHSHFLELVARERNAHWR; this is encoded by the exons ATGCTTCTTTCATCTGGCAGACGACATTGGGCGGGCGCGATTCGTTTGACGATTACTCTGTTCGGACTCCCGTTTACCGTCTGCACCCTTGGAGCAAA TAAACACATCAAACCTATTTGTGGGGATTATTGTAAGCTTTACACCACCAGTATCGGGACCATGCCCTCCTCAGCAGCCCCTCATTTAAAGTCCAGATGTCCACAGTATCCTAAGTCCACCATCGAGCGTTTTCCTGTACCTGATGACAAGGTGGACTGGAATCAGAACTGGCCCCAGTATGACCCAGTGAGCTACACTGctccagttgttttaaagaaacCTTTCTGGGCTGATCCTGAGATTGG TTCCTTCTCTCCAAAGTTCAATGCTGTGGATGGTACTGTGGACAGGACGGGCTTTGAGGGAAGCTATAAAGTGGAAAATGGGAAGCCATT AAATCCTTTTGGACGCACTGGTATGACTGGAAGAGGTTTGCTTGGACGATGGGGACCCAACCATGCTGCTGATCCCATTGTCACAAG ATGGAAGGTAGATGCCAGCGGAGCTAAGATTCATCACCCAGCCTCCACAAAGCCCATCCTACAGTTTGTGTCAATCAAGAGGAAAGACTGTGGGGAGTGGGCCATTCCAGGG GGAATGGTGGACCCAGGAGAACAGATTTCCCTCACGTTGCAGCGGGAGTTCTCGGAGGAAGCCCTGAACTCGCTTTCATTGAAGCAGTCGGAGAAAGGTGAAATCCAACAACGCATCAAACAACTCTTCGACTCAGCAGGGTTTCAG GTCTACAAAGGCTATGTTGATGATCCAAGAAACACTGACAATGCCTGGATGGAGACGGTCGCTGTCAACTTTCATGATGAAGAGG GCAACAGCGTGAGCGCGCTGCCTCTGCAAGCTGGCGATGACGCAGGAGAAGTCCAGTGGGTGGACGTGGACTTGTCCTTCGCCCTCTATGCAAACCACTCCcacttcttggaactggttgcCAGAGAGAGGAACGCCCACTG GCGGTGA
- the LOC124865057 gene encoding ADP-ribose pyrophosphatase, mitochondrial-like isoform X2, translated as MLLSSGRRHWAGAIRLTITLFGLPFTVCTLGANKHIKPICGDYCKLYTTSIGTMPSSAAPHLKSRCPQYPKSTIERFPVPDDKVDWNQNWPQYDPVSYTAPVVLKKPFWADPEIGSFSPKFNAVDGTVDRTGFEGSYKVENGKPLNPFGRTGMTGRGLLGRWGPNHAADPIVTRWKVDASGAKIHHPASTKPILQFVSIKRKDCGEWAIPGGMVDPGEQISLTLQREFSEEALNSLSLKQSEKGEIQQRIKQLFDSAGFQVYKGYVDDPRNTDNAWMETVAVNFHDEEGNSVSALPLQAGDDAGEVQWVDVDLSFALYANHSHFLELVARERNAHW; from the exons ATGCTTCTTTCATCTGGCAGACGACATTGGGCGGGCGCGATTCGTTTGACGATTACTCTGTTCGGACTCCCGTTTACCGTCTGCACCCTTGGAGCAAA TAAACACATCAAACCTATTTGTGGGGATTATTGTAAGCTTTACACCACCAGTATCGGGACCATGCCCTCCTCAGCAGCCCCTCATTTAAAGTCCAGATGTCCACAGTATCCTAAGTCCACCATCGAGCGTTTTCCTGTACCTGATGACAAGGTGGACTGGAATCAGAACTGGCCCCAGTATGACCCAGTGAGCTACACTGctccagttgttttaaagaaacCTTTCTGGGCTGATCCTGAGATTGG TTCCTTCTCTCCAAAGTTCAATGCTGTGGATGGTACTGTGGACAGGACGGGCTTTGAGGGAAGCTATAAAGTGGAAAATGGGAAGCCATT AAATCCTTTTGGACGCACTGGTATGACTGGAAGAGGTTTGCTTGGACGATGGGGACCCAACCATGCTGCTGATCCCATTGTCACAAG ATGGAAGGTAGATGCCAGCGGAGCTAAGATTCATCACCCAGCCTCCACAAAGCCCATCCTACAGTTTGTGTCAATCAAGAGGAAAGACTGTGGGGAGTGGGCCATTCCAGGG GGAATGGTGGACCCAGGAGAACAGATTTCCCTCACGTTGCAGCGGGAGTTCTCGGAGGAAGCCCTGAACTCGCTTTCATTGAAGCAGTCGGAGAAAGGTGAAATCCAACAACGCATCAAACAACTCTTCGACTCAGCAGGGTTTCAG GTCTACAAAGGCTATGTTGATGATCCAAGAAACACTGACAATGCCTGGATGGAGACGGTCGCTGTCAACTTTCATGATGAAGAGG GCAACAGCGTGAGCGCGCTGCCTCTGCAAGCTGGCGATGACGCAGGAGAAGTCCAGTGGGTGGACGTGGACTTGTCCTTCGCCCTCTATGCAAACCACTCCcacttcttggaactggttgcCAGAGAGAGGAACGCCCACTGGTAA